One stretch of Podospora pseudoanserina strain CBS 124.78 chromosome 4, whole genome shotgun sequence DNA includes these proteins:
- the MRM2 gene encoding 2' O-ribose methyltransferase (COG:D; EggNog:ENOG503NWAF), translating into MSLSCRRASLWLAAAVRPVNRTLLSLSPSPSPSPSSSFFRPTFTTPSPNNNPQSRPSSSSSQWKQRQSRDRFALAARVQGLRSRAAFKLLEMQEKYSLFRPRRSQIVVDLGYAPGSWSQVALDATAPDGKVIGIDLLPAQPPKGVSTIQGNFLSKAVQEMCKNFVLEADLKRRKMERRREWAAKKSIEIEEGEVEERGSYIDLERRSAQEEEELEQEKGWNMRVVDVVLSDMSEPWPQTQGFKINSISNPYLSLHRLMNTSGISLRDHAGSMELCKAALTFASETLKPDGHFVCKYYEGSGDDELKMVLKKMFAKVHREKPMSSRKESRETFYVALRRREDVTFERVDGMYKILQNGEVVCGIV; encoded by the exons ATGAGCTTATCCTGCCGCCGGGCGTCTCTCTggctggcagcagcagtccgACCCGTTAATCGCACCCTTCTCTCGCtctcgccatcaccatcaccatcaccatcatcatcctttTTTAGACCCACCTTTACaacgccatcaccaaacaacaacccccaatctcgcccctcctcctccagctcccagtGGAAACAACGCCAATCCCGAGACCGCTTCGCCCTCGCGGCCAGAGTCCAAGGCCTCCGCTCCCGCGCCGCCTTCAAGCTCCTAGAGATGCAAGAAAAATACTCCCTCTTCCGGCCCCGCAGGAGCCAGATCGTCGTTGATTTGGGGTACGCCCCTGGGTCGTGGTCGCAGGTGGCACTTGACGCGACGGCCCCGGACGGGAAGGTGATTGGCATCGACTTGTTGCCTGCGCAGCCGCCAAAGGGGGTGAGCACCATCCAGGGAAACTTTCTCAGCAAGGCGGTGCAGGAGATGTGCAAGAATTTTGTGTTGGAGGCGGATTTGAAACGGAGGAAaatggagaggaggcgggagtgGGCGGCAAAGAAGAGCATTGAGAtagaggagggagaggtggaggagagggggagttATATCGATTTGGAGAGGAGATcggcgcaggaggaggaggagttggaacAGGAGAAGGGCTGGAATAtgagggtggttgat GTGGTGTTAAGCGACATGTCCGAACCCTGGCCCCAAACTCAAGGATTCAAAATCAACAGCATAAGTAACCCGTATTTGTCTCTACACAGGTTGATGAACACGAGCGGAATTTCTCTCAGGGACCACGCGGGGAGCATG GAACTCTGCAAAGCGGCGTTGACGTTTGCCAGCGAAACACTGAAACCGGACGGGCACTTCGTGTGCAAGTATTACGAAGGGAGTGGCGACGATGAGTTGAAGATGGTACTGAAGAAGATGTTTGCAAAGGTGCATAGGGAGAAGCCTatgtcgtcgaggaag GAATCGAGAGAGACCTTCTATGTGGcgctgagaaggagggaagaTGTTACGTTTGAGCGTGTGGACGGGATGTATAAGATTCTTCAAAATGGTGAGGTGGTCTGTGGCATTGTGTAG
- a CDS encoding hypothetical protein (EggNog:ENOG503NYUH) — MPSKNASSHHVIMDSEKRTQKLHELDLQYHQSAHQLELVIREEDARRAKVRQLLLQDEASTLKDQITQRDARIRDLVDQADDVRQQLDSLHERCRRQEKVMQTQNREISNLKEEITAFSHLSVDSSKVLTEKLALSRELSLLKPEVEHLKSQLAHQKDVLAEKLALERQLNTLEVELANEKRAAQKAALLQKQQNENQNQEEEETLRAQIRELEKQLAKEKKTSQKSVEVEEEIQGLRGQLAALEKTLATEKKQAAQKENAMAEVQEELEKLRLNVQELEKEKKAALKKAAKAEKTTDGAAGGEEVEQLKEELTSLKKALAQEQKETEALRKENEQAVEDAEEQKNALLNRVEKLKNKYKDTVEELKKCRTELERANEQAEKATAKVPAIPAGLGSTTTVPLKKPGAAKANAKKKRTVDELMVDEKVLMTPGGMDDRPKRPLKKRGFDTSVLVEKSTFSITPFLNKTVGSIGEVEGTPTVATVGVKTAAAAAPAEAMEVDEVEERQPVAEEAGEAEGEVEEAAPVVAKGKKMVEKKTRGKPKGSTNAPKPLEPSSPGKANEDAPVGRVKKMTAFLPLEEADVEGEAVVSKPAAADVAPVRQRSVSVEPEKKKKRKLGGAAPPTIFEEDEDEKVVETAKPVAAVGGVRKRPPVSRMNKGPVGKVIGIGGSGKAFSPLKRDKRGVGASFLA, encoded by the exons ATGCCGTCGAAAAACGCGTCGTCGCACCATGTAATCATGGACTCTGAAAAG AGAACCCAAAAACTCCACGAACTTGACCTCCAATACCATCAATCCGCCCACCAGCTAGAACTAGTCATCCGAGAAGAGGACGCGCGACGAGCCAAAGTTCggcaactcctcctccaagacgAAGCCTCCACCCTCAAGGACCAAATCACTCAGCGAGATGCGCGCATCAGAGATCTTGTCGACCAAGCCGACGATGTGCGCCAGCAACTCGACAGTCTGCACGAACGGTGCAGGAGGCAGGAGAAGGTGATGCAGACTCAGAATCGCGAGATTTCTAATCTAAAG GAAGAAATAACAgccttctcccacctctcgGTCGACTCCTCCAAAGTCCTCACCGAAAAGCTCGCACTCTCCCGcgagctctccctcctcaagccAGAAGTCGAACACCTCAAGTCCCAGCTCGCCCACCAAAAGGACGTCCTCGCCGAGAAGCTGGCCCTCGAAAGACAGCTTAACACGCTAGAAGTCGAACTCGCCAACGAGAAGCGCGCCGCGCAAAAGGCTGCCCTGCTCCAGAAGCAGCAAAACGAGAACCAGAaccaggaagaggaggaaacgCTCAGAGCACAAATCCGGGAACTGGAGAAACAGTTggccaaggaaaagaagacatCACAGAAGAgcgtcgaggtggaggaggaaatcCAGGGGTTGAGGGGTCAATTGGCTGCGTTGGAGAAGACTCTTGCTACGGAAAAGAAACAGGCTGCGCAAAAGGAGAATGCGATGGCAGAGGTacaggaggagttggagaagttgaGGTTGAATGTTCAGGAgttggaaaaggagaagaaggctgctttgaagaaggcggccaAGGCGGAGAAGACAACTGACGGTGCGgcgggtggggaggaggttgagcagcTAAAGGAGGAGCTCACAAGCCTCAAGAAAGCCCTGGCGCAAGAGCAAAAGGAGACTGAAGCTCTACGGAAAGAAAACGAGCAAGCGGTGGAAGACGCCGAAGAGCAAAAGAATGCCCTGCTGAACAGGGTTGAGAAGTTGAAAAACAAGTACAAGGACACGGttgaggagctgaagaagtgCAGAACTGAGCTGGAAAGGGCGAACGAGCAGGCGGAGAAGGCAACGGCTAAGGTCCCTGCTATCCCTGCTGGGCTTGGCAGCACGACTACTGTCCCTCTGAAGAAGCCTGGCGCGGCCAAGGCGAacgcgaagaagaagaggacggtGGATGAGCTGATGGTGGATGAAAAGGTGCTGATGACGCCGGGGGGGATGGACGACAGGCCGAAGCGTCCTCTTaagaagagggggtttgacACGTCGGTTTTGGTGGAGAAGTCGACGTTTTCGATCACGCCGTTTTTGAACAAGACGGTGGGTTcgattggggaggtggaggggacgCCTACTGTTGCTACGGTGGGGGTTAAgaccgccgctgctgctgcgccggctgaggcgatggaggtggatgaggtggaggagcggcagcctgttgctgaggaggcgggtgaggcagagggtgaggtggaggaggcggcgccTGTTGTggcgaaggggaagaagatggtggagaagaagactcgGGGTAAGCCGAAGGGGTCGACGAATGCGCCTAAGCCGTTGGAgccttcctcgcctgggAAGGCAAATGAGGATGCGCCTGTGGGTCGCGTCAAGAAGATGACTGCTTTTTTGcctttggaggaggcggatgtggagggggaggctgTTGTTTCCAAGCCAGCGGCCGCAGATGTCGCGCCTGTAAGGCAACGTTCTGTGAGTGTGGagccggagaagaagaagaagaggaagttggGCGGTGCAGCGCCTCCGACTATctttgaggaggacgaggacgagaaggtAGTTGAGACAGCGAAGCCGGTGGcggctgttggtggtgtgaggAAGAGACCGCCTGTTTCTAGGATGAACAAGGGGCCGGTGGGCAAGGTGATTGGGATTGGTGGGTCAGGGAAGGCCTTTTCGCCGTTGAAGAGGGATAAGAGGGGTGTGGGAGCGAGCTTTCTGGCTTGA
- a CDS encoding hypothetical protein (COG:S; EggNog:ENOG503P0W5): MQHTIKTSSFILSHTHTKGLAIPRVPVDMAI, from the coding sequence ATGCAGCACACTATCAAGACCAGCTCCTTTATTCTCTCTCATACACACACCAAGGGGTTGGCAATCCCTCGTGTACCGGTCGATATGGCAATTTAA
- a CDS encoding hypothetical protein (COG:S; EggNog:ENOG503P0W5), protein MQKNAIKTSFFILSDSHAEKGLAIPNVPVDVAIHCGDLTEDSKIHEFQTSLDLLRHIDAPLKLIIAGNHDFTLDKTAFEKKVAEFQQLYLARIQISTKPNMKMSSEDVVFLGKGIHSFALRNGAKLTVYASPFTPSLEADDWGFSTNEERNHEFNIPSDVDIVLTHGPPNGILDRAASKQRLGCEHLFAAVARARPKMHCFGHAHNGWGAKFVAWREVPSKKPSHFSDINNEGSVLVENLGSILPWKWDTEDVVREKESRLEDLRRRGYRRTSHCAGDEQPIEVGKITLFVNAAIQGAKDGTQFPWVVDIDLPAAVALEGC, encoded by the exons ATGCAGAAAAACGCCATCAAAACCAGCTTTTTTATTCTTTCGGATTCACACGCCGAGAAGGGGCTGGCGATCCCCAATGTACCAGTCGACGTAGCAATTCACTGTGGCGACTTGACCGAGGATTCCAAAATCCACGAGTTCCAAACATCTctggacctcctccgccacaTCGATGCCCCTCTGAAACTGATCATCGCGGGAAATCACGATTTTACACTCGACAAAACGGCTTTTGAGAAAAAAGTGGCAGAATTTCAGCAGCTTTACCTGGCTCGGATACAGATCTCAACAAAACCGAATATGAAGATGTCG TCGGAAGATGTCGTCTTTCTAGGAAAGGGCATCCACAGTTTTGCCCTCCGAAACGGAGCGAAATTGACGGTCTACGCCAGCCCATTCACGCCATCACTCGAAGCAGACGACTGGGGTTTCAGTACAAATGAGGAGAGAAACCACGAATTCAACATACCGAGTGATGTCGACATTGTCCTCACACACGGCCCACCGAATGGGATCCTCGACCGTGCAGCGTCCAAGCAGAGACTCGGATGCGAACATctctttgctgctgttgccagAGCGCGCCCAAAGATGCACTGCTTTGGGCATGCTCACAATGGTTGGGGGGCCAAATTTGTGGCATGGCGTGAAGTACCCAGTAAGAAGCCAAGTCACTTTAGTGACATCAACAACGAGGGGTCTGTTTTGGTGGAAAATCTTGGGAGTATTCTTCCGTGGAAATGGGATACGGAGGATGTGGTTCGAGAGAAGGAGAGCCGGCTGGAAGatttgcggaggaggggttaCAGGAGGACAAGTCATTGTGCCGGGGATGAGCAGCCGATTGAGGTGGGAAAGATTACTTTGTTTGTTAACGCGGCTATTCAAGGGGCGAAGGATGGGACACAATTTCCATGGGTTGTTGATATTGACTTACCTGCTGCTGTCGCGTTAGAAGGATGTTAA
- the OST3 gene encoding oligosaccharyl transferase subunit ost3/OST6 (BUSCO:EOG09264R0D; COG:O; EggNog:ENOG503NWTE): MRWLPAFLTASLAFAGGSLAAKKTTEERFNSFHAKSIASSSAAPIKLSDASYRELTGQPRDYTAAVVLTAMDSRFNCQLCREFQPEWDLLARSWVKGDKAGESRVLFGTLDFADGREIFMSLGLQTAPVLLLFPPTVGPHAVANSEPLRYDFSNGPQIAEVVHTWIARHLPDRPHPPVKRPINWMRWISTTVLTLGSLTASYVAWPYIVPVLQSRNIWAAVTLISILLFTSGHMYNHIRKVPYVASDGKGGISYFASGFQSQYGLETQIVAALYGLLSLAGISLAIKVPRIGDSKTQGVAVLAWGGVFFFTYAFLLSVFRGKNPGYPFRLPPFV; the protein is encoded by the exons ATGCGTTGGCTGCCCGCTTTCCTGACGGCCTCGCTGGCCTTTGCCGGCGGGTCGCTGGCAGCAAAGAAGACGACTGAGGAGCGCTTCAACTCCTTCCACGCCAAATCCATTGCTTCCTCATCCGCCGCCCCGATCAAGCTCAGCGATGCTTCCTACCGAGAACTCACCGGTCAACCCCGCGATtacaccgccgccgtggtcCTGACCGCCATGGACTCCCGCTTCAACTGCCAGCTCTGCCGCGAGTTCCAGCCTGAGTGGGATCTACTTGCGCGCAGCTGGGTCAAGGGTGACAAGGCTGGTGAATCGAGGGTTTTGTTTGGTACTCTGGACTTTGCCGACGGGAGAGAGATTTTCATGAGT CTCGGCCTCCAAACCgcccccgtcctcctcctcttcccacccaccGTCGGCCCCCACGCCGTCGCCAACAGCGAGCCCCTCCGTTATGACTTTTCCAACGG CCCTCAAATCGCCGAAGTAGTCCACACCTGGATcgcccgccacctccccgaCCGCCCACACCCCCCCGTCAAAAGACCAATCAACTGGATGCGCTGGATTTCCACCACGGtcctcaccctcggcagCCTGACAGCCTCGTACGTCGCCTGGCCTTACATTGTGCCCGTGCTCCAATCCCGCAACATCTGGGCCGCCGTCACGCTCATCTCTATTCTTTTGTTCACCTCGGGCCACATGTACAACCACATCCGCAAGGTCCCGTACGTTGCTTCGGATGGCAAGGGGGGTATCAGCTACTTTGCCTCTGGGTTCCAGAGCCAGTACGGGTTGGAGACGCAGATTGTTGCCGCTCTTT ATGGTTTGTTGTCTCTGGCGGGCATCTCCCTTGCGATCAAGGTGCCGAGAATTGGGGACTCCAAGACGCAGGGGGTTGCGGTGCTGGCGTGGGGTGGGGTGTTCTTTTTCACGTATGCGTTTTTGCTGAGCGTGTTTCGGGGGAAGAACCCGGGGTATCCTTTTAGGTTGCCTCCTTTTGTTTAA
- the CEL6C gene encoding 1,4-beta-D-glucan cellobiohydrolase cel6c (CAZy:GH6; COG:G; EggNog:ENOG503NVQJ): protein MKITSSAAALALVASAVAAPSPTTQDKPTKRQAGCASAVSLNAQTNVFKQYTLHANNFYRKEIEELAIPNLSDPSLEAAARKVADTGSFVWLDTIANVDRLEPALAEVPCNEILGVVVYDLPGRDCAAKASNGELKVGELNRYKTEFIDRIASILKAHPNTAVALVIEPDSLPNLVTNSDVQACRNSAAGYRDGVAYALKTLNLPNVVQYIDAGHGGWLGWDANLKPGAEELAKAYKAAGSPKQFRGIATNVAGWNAWDLSPGEFSSASDAKYNSCQNERTYVNTFGQRLKAAGMPNHAIVDTGRSGVQGLREEWGNWCNVDGAGFGRPPSADTGLELADAFVWVKPGGESDGTSDSSAVRYDSFCGKPDAFQPSPEAGAWHQEYFEMLLRNSNPSLL, encoded by the exons ATGAAGATCACCAGCTCCGCCGCCGCTCTGGCGCTCGTCGCCTCAGCCGTTGCCGCCCCTTCCCCGACCACCCAGGACAAGCCCACCAAGAGACAAGCTGGTTGCGCCTCGGccgtctccctcaacgcCCAGACCAACGTCTTCAAGCAGTACACCCTCCACGCCAACAACTTCTACCgcaaggagattgaggagctcgccatccccaaccttTCCGACCCCTCCCTCGAGGCTGCCGCCCGCAAGGTTGCCGACACCGGTTCCTTCGTCTGGctcgacaccatcgccaatgTTGACAGGCTCGAGCCCGCTCTCGCCGAGGTTCCTTGCAACGAGATCCTCGGTGTCGTCGTCTACGATCTTCCCGGCCGTGATTGCGCTGCCAAGGCTTCCAACGGTGAGCTGAAGGTTGGCGAGCTCAACAGGTACAAGACTGAGTTCATTGACC GCATCgcctccatcctcaaggcCCACCCCAACACCGCCGTCGCGCTCGTCATTGAGCCCGATTCGCTCCCCAACCTGGTCACCAACTCCGACGTTCAGGCCTGCCGCAACTCGGCCGCCGGCTACCGCGACGGTGTCGCCTACGCGCTCAAGACGCTCAACCTTCCCAACGTCGTCCAGTACATCGACGCCGGCCACGGCGGCTGGCTCGGCTGGGACGCCAACCTCAAGCCCGGCGCCGAGGAGCTCGCCAAGGCCTACAAGGCCGCCGGCAGCCCTAAGCAGTTCCGTGGCATCGCCACCAACGTGGCCGGCTGGAACGCCTGGGACCTGTCCCCCGGCGAgttctcctccgcctccgacGCCAAGTACAACTCGTGCCAGAACGAGCGCACTTACGTCAACACCTTTGGCCAGCGCCTCAAGGCCGCCGGCATGCCCAACCACGCCATCGTCGACACTGGCCGCAGCGGTGTCCAGGGTCTCCGCGAGGAGTGGGGTAACTGGTGCAACGTCGACGGTGCCGGCTTCGGCCGTCCCCCCTCGGCCGACACCGGCCTCGAGCTGGCTGATGCCTTCGTCTGGGTCAAGCCCGGCGGTGAGTCGGATGGTACTTCCGACAGCTCGGCTGTTCGTTATGACAGCTTCTGCGGGAAGCCCGATGCCTTCCAGCCTTCGCCCGAGGCCGGTGCCTGGCACCAGGAGTACTTTGAGATGTTGCTTCGCAACTCTAACCCTTCCCTTCTTTAA